In Phyllostomus discolor isolate MPI-MPIP mPhyDis1 chromosome 2, mPhyDis1.pri.v3, whole genome shotgun sequence, the following are encoded in one genomic region:
- the LOC114514975 gene encoding vomeronasal type-1 receptor 3-like — protein MMSRNTLFGILLAIQTGTGFLGNSLLFALYMHTFFSLPRKKKPADGILAHLTLANALTLLFRGFPSIISSFGMKPDIGDTGCKVILYTQRVTRSISLYTTSLQSTFQAVTITVSSRKWAWLKNNISTLIQPSIFSGWVISMVIYSQIILKIVANRNTTAVTSGYYSPFCKVNTYDHQVAMTFLSTVLIQDVLFLSLMACSSIYMVTVLSRHHRVARLVRSSVHPSRSSPEHRATHVILIMVCCFIFFYWTNSFLTAYSQFGNNRNWQLEKVNNFISSCYPTVCPLILMKNENRISRMHFMNRRTRIFFCQSKLNDPMNTPQHLSSQQDSFICVQSHTVINGLRESFSLHCTD, from the coding sequence ATGATGTCCAGAAACACCCTGTTTGGGATCCTCCTCGCCATTCAGACTGGTACTGGTTTCCTGGGGAACTCCTTGCTGTTTGCTTTATACATGCACACCTTCTTCTCTCTGCCACGCAAGAAGAAGCCTGCTGATGGGATCCTTGCCCACTTAACTTTGGCTAACGCCCTGACCCTTCTATTCAGAGGGTTTCCAAGTATAATTAGTTCCTTTGGAATGAAGCCCGATATAGGTGACACTGGGTGTAAAGTAATTCTCTACACTCAGAGAGTTACCCGGAGTATTTCTCTGTACACGACCTCCCTCCAGAGCACGTTCCAGGCAGTGACCATTACTGTGAGCAGTCGTAAATGGGCCTGGCTCAAGAACAACATCTCTACACTCATTCAACCCTCCATATTTTCCGGCTGGGTCATCAGCATGGTCATCTATTCTCAGATTATCTTAAAAATTGTGGCCAACAGGAATACCACTGCTGTTACATCTGGGTATTATAGTCCTTTTTGCAAGGTCAATACATATGATCACCAGGTGGCCATGACATTTCTCAGTACAGTGCTCATTCAGGatgtgctctttctctccctaatgGCATGCAGTAGCATCTACATGGTGACCGTCCTTTCCAGACACCACAGAGTAGCTCGGCTCGTCCGCAGTAGCGTCCACCCCTCACGAAGCTCTCCTGAGCACAGAGCCACCCACGTCATCCTCATCATGgtttgctgtttcattttcttttactggaCCAACAGCTTTCTTACTGCTTATTCACAGTTTGGAAATAATAGGAATTGGCAACTGGAGAAAGTTAAtaactttatttcttcatgttaccCGACCGTCTGTCCTTTGATACTGatgaaaaatgagaacagaatTTCCAGAATGCATTTCATGAATAGAAGGACCAGAATTTTCTTTTGTCAAAGTAAGTTAAATGATCCTATGAACACTCCTCAGCATTTGTCTTCACAACAAGATTCATTTATATGTGTCCAGAGTCACACGGTTATCAATGGCCTGAGGGAGAGTTTTAGTTTACATTGTACTGATTGA